The Plasmodium yoelii strain 17X genome assembly, chromosome: 1 genome contains a region encoding:
- a CDS encoding AT-rich interactive domain-containing protein, putative: MEKEEFYRKYQEYYGGDINEIPYLLEGKDIWLYDLYLSVLKHGGYSCVSRNAKWLKIGKEFGLINKEKNIRLIEIKNIKEYYLNYLREFERIHDNLKKGKILTKKYRCRVGINNNDVKNKKKSVVNINGNNIPISSKRINNKRNVSNTGNGNTNIIINDSHFNGMNKNSFFIKDEIFRGENDLIVDKNKINTENEMSTFNYPTNNNIDINCKAKKEVYHDSYTKESRKNEGKYKKNQRDHIFRNCNNIGIEVSNGNNNDDTVRGIEIADIQNSEEIGRYSNGVHVKKGKINNNNNSSNSSNNNNDKQIEDQIINNGNFSNINNMSCYNFTYNTINNYQNNLNYMNYLNINNYGDNRYIGNPDYNNNIYSSNFNNTSIFNSHIKNENNINKCENSNYIGMSYVNNNFVDTNCSTLKFLNENNYTEYNDSPIINIGNNTFPTNTGYINYGFLNENYKNNNIGNNYNNLNGGILHNNGYVDNVVNCENYENCENCENCENCENNENCENYENCENSENCENNENCENNENCESCENNLNDLKNGMNVIYEKEKNITNNMKEIDNYKYNFENNKDMILSKIESEKCIDIYRLLLGLYKRKENVGDFILCLNILYSISKMENIISKKQTRIVIWSLLHVLEDILKIFYDVFNSKKRSIYILMFFFKDCLLRTKSIEKREKHIFSNMESNNSQYILSQTLKDNSKKKKIEGENCESEKRNEKDLRSNNNDILANILFLNKKIEIREMLDLHLSYYEYCVEKKKKIKRVYELGEKWIEQKDKRKKMNKKYDDKNEVCAENICNNADSSTSSYYCSSVHSTDIENMNIIRRDKNGNNLKCNYFYKDKKYMENILTKKSSIEFVFIILYILNNMFQISKYNFHFFNMSTNCKESKEKDNENVCDIDKNKKISENLNLSKDKNEMTTMLTSLNEENKNILKKEELLNNQIPKNDFYDQNSSDASSSICSMNSCINTDINLFSSLKSEGNIIVDNSKDILDYKNNNNMNEYEKFEFEKNRYSLYKSSYNKIDGQDNNTFCGDSEGNETKKYGITNGEGNETKKCGITNGEGNNVCTEVYEESHSPNLACDDTEKWNKNGTENESEKCALKIDSTNLNNNNTSSIDSSKETKKVNKNKEEVKEIYKNLQNEMYKDMKKIFIKKKGKETKYKLIHYFYLSKFLSIFEAIFLKNFENIIYHEKVIENVYINMFICIDIINKELGKNISLKYIFFPSQYLEKMNKMKIVAHFSSDNKFYLFSNKENRKDNKTKKNDEIHKDDDFRKDNKNESIDCGKINIEPFSKFINKDENLEDRGNERCGENQNDLDDNNKDEIQRGKEEKDNVNMKSVNSVEKDGVKINGDNNKEMDGKKYKKKMRKLFLKIFRKNNRKYNIYKKIDDKYLKEHYNYFESFCCKEKEKMEKDILLNLHEIIKNILLKIYKRVNKYLNIGILSLNILAHILYLIPKKLFYVSIIPWILNNIINVKCCYTYVNIPLCILNYNGFIFLEIFMKFIIQMIRNNLLSIKSYIFSFLRLSSFPLYIYIHFDIPLSHNLILTSLSLIYKLVTYDPDYLATGFIIEREFQNQTSSAFYNKGIEVGNNNQDDNIYIKNNPKKRKNFQTSYFSSNTTSSFGNVGNGSFESIANGSFRICESINNEKSVKCEFSTNKNTEKEIKNEKREERQNYDQDNISGKRNELLEKTFLKTLFLFLKKFIYFKSILNCANINDIDEMVVDSKRVQDILNNWNLNNKDIKFKSSEHYTSNIEKKIFYLHDNLIIYAKENKINSNSVKNIKTCYNIRNRYKNQNNTPNNYSYEYMTSNNQETQKLSIYAHSIISILLFLSSHHNLWESLSPYIPLLVHMALIRTDISSSLWIILKEYYFRNFMRQKRSPQKCRKYSNSKIVRIEKVK; the protein is encoded by the exons atggaaaaagaagaattttatagaaaatatcAAGAGTATTATGGTGGAGACATAAATGAGATCCCTTATTTATTGGAAGGAAAAGATATATGGTTATATGATTTATATTTAAGTGTATTGAAACATGGTGGATATTCATGTGTAAGTCGAAATGCGAAATGGTTAAAAATTGGAAAAGAATTTGGactaataaataaagaaaaaaatattagattaatagaaataaaaaatattaaagaatattatttaaattatcttAGAGAATTTGAAAGAATacatgataatttaaaaaaaggaaaaatattaacaaaaaaatatagatgtcGTGTtggaataaataataatgatgtaaaaaataaaaaaaaatcagtAGTAAATATCAATGGAAATAATATACCAATATCTTCTAAAAGGATCAATAATAAAAGGAATGTTTCAAATACTGGGAATGgtaatacaaatataataattaatgaTTCTCATTTTAATggaatgaataaaaattctttttttattaaggATGAAATATTTAGAGGAGAAAATGATTTAATtgttgataaaaataaaattaatacagAAAATGAAATGTCTACTTTTAATTACCcaactaataataatatagatataaatTGTAAGGCAAAAAAAGAAGTATATCATGATAGTTATACTAAAGAGAGTCGAAAAAATGAAggaaaatataagaaaaatcAAAGAgatcatatttttagaaaTTGCAATAATATTGGAATAGAAGTTAGtaatggtaataataatgatgatactGTTCGAGGGATTGAAATTGCTGACATTCAAAATAGTGAAGAGATAGGTAGGTATAGTAATGGTGTACATGTgaaaaagggaaaaataaataataacaacaaTAGTAGCAATAGTAGCAATAACAATAATGACAAACAAATAGAAGATCAGATAATTAATAATGGAAATTTTtcgaatataaataatatgtcttgttataattttacatataatacaataaataattatcaaaataatttaaattacatgaattatttaaatataaataattatggaGATAATAGATATATAGGAAATCCCGATTacaacaataatatatattcttccaattttaataatacttctatttttaatagtcatataaaaaatgaaaataatattaataaatgtgAAAATAGTAATTATATAGGAATGTCctatgttaataataattttgttgaTACTAACTGTTCAACATTGAAGTTtctaaatgaaaataattatactgAATATAATGATTCTCCAATTATTAACATAGGAAATAATACTTTCCCGACAAATACGGGATATATCAATTATGGTTTTctaaatgaaaattataaaaataataatatcgGTAATAATTATAACAACTTAAATGGTGGGATTCTACACAATAATGGCTATGTTGATAATGTTGTAAATTGTGAAAATTAcgaaaattgtgaaaattgtgaaaattgtgaaaattgtgaaaataatgaaaattgtgaaaattatgaaaattgtgaaaatagtgaaaattgtgaaaataatgaaaattgtgaaaataatgaaaattgtgaaagttgtgaaaataatttaaacgATTTGAAGAATGGTATGAAtgtaatttatgaaaaagagaaaaatattacaaataACATGAAAGAAATAGATaactataaatataattttgaaaataataaagatatgATATTGTCTAAAATTGAAAGTGAAAAatgtatagatatatatagatTATTATTGGgattatataaaagaaaagaaaatgtTGGTGATTTTATATTATGCCTAAATATACTTTATTCTATAtcaaaaatggaaaatataatttccaAAAAACAAACTCGTATTGTTATATGGTCACTTTTACATGTATTAGAAGATATACTTAAAATATTCTACGATGTATTTAATAGTAAAAAACgatcaatatatattttgatgtttttttttaaagattgTTTATTAAGAACCAAATCAATcgaaaaaagagaaaaacatattttttcaaatatggAAAGTAACAATAGTCAATATATTTTGTCCCAAACTTTGAAAGACAATtcgaaaaagaagaaaattgAAGGTGAAAATTGTGAATCAGAAAAG AGAAATGAAAAAGATCTTAGATCGAACAATAACGACATTTTagcaaatattttatttttaaacaaaaaaatagaaataagGGAGATGCTCGATTTGCATTTATCTTATTATGAATATTgtgtagaaaaaaaaaaaaaaattaaacgAGTATATGAGCTAGGAGAAAAATGGATTGAACAAAAggataaaagaaaaaaaatgaataaaaaatatgatgataaaaatgaagtaTGTGCTGAAAATATTTGTAATAATGCAGATTCATCAACAAGTTCATACTATTGTAGTAGTGTCCATAGTACAGACAtagaaaatatgaatataattcgaagagataaaaatggaaataatttgaaatgtaactatttttataaagataaaaaatatatggaaaatattttaacaaaaaaaagttCCATTGAGTttgtttttatcattttgtatatacttaataatatgtttcaaattagtaaatataatttccattttttcaaTATGTCAACAAATTGTAAAGAGAGTAAAGAAaaagataatgaaaatgtttgtgatatagataaaaataaaaaaataagcgAAAATTTGAATCTATcgaaagataaaaatgaaatgacAACTATGCTTACATCTTtgaatgaagaaaataaaaatattttgaaaaaagaagaattgttaaataatcaaattccaaaaaatgatttttatgATCAAAATTCGTCAGATGCATCATCATCGATTTGTAGTATGAACAGTTGCATAAATActgatataaatttattttcctcATTAAAAAGTGAGGGGAATATTATAGTAGATAATAGTAAAGATATATtagattataaaaataataacaatatgaATGAATATGAAAAGTTTgagtttgaaaaaaatagatatagTTTGTATAAATCTAGTTATAATAAAATCGATGGTCaagataataatacattttgtGGAGATAGTGAAGGAAACGaaactaaaaaatatggCATAACAAATGGTGAAGGAAATGAAACTAAAAAATGTGGCATAACAAATGGTGAAGGAAATAATGTTTGTACAGAAGTTTATGAGGAAAGTCATTCACCAAATTTGGCATGTGATGATACTGAAAAGTGGAATAAAAATGGGACAGAAAATGAATCCGAAAAATGTGCGTTAAAAATTGATTCCACTAATTTGAATAATAACAATACAAGTAGTATAGACAGTTCTAAGGAGACAAAGaaggtaaataaaaataaggaagaagttaaagaaatatacaaaaatctACAAAATGAAATGTATAAggatatgaaaaaaatatttattaaaaaaaaaggaaaagaaacgaaatataaattaatacattatttttatttaagcAAATTTCTTAGTATATTTGAagcaatatttttaaaaaattttgaaaatataatatatcatgaaaaggttattgaaaatgtatatattaatatgtttatttgtattgatataataaataaggAATTGGggaaaaatatttctttaaaatatattttttttccatcacaatatttagaaaaaatgaacaagATGAAAATTGTTGCACATTTTTCTTCCgataacaaattttatttattttcaaataaagaaaatcgAAAAGATAataagacaaaaaaaaatgatgagaTACATAAAGATGATGATTTTAGGAAAGACAATAAAAATGAGTCTATTGACTgtggaaaaataaatatagaaccgttttctaaatttataaacaaaGATGAAAATTTAGAAGATAGAGGAAATGAAAGATGTGGAGAAAACCAAAATGATcttgatgataataataaagatgaaATTCAAAGAGGAAAAGAAGAGAAGGATAATGTAAATATGAAAAGTGTTAACAGTGTAGAAAAAGATggagtaaaaataaatggggataataataaagaaatggatggaaagaaatataaaaaaaaaatgagaaaattatttttaaaaatatttcgaaaaaataatagaaaatataatatttataaaaaaatagatgataaatatttaaaggaacattataattatttcgAAAGTTTTTGTTGTAAAGagaaagaaaaaatggaaaaagatattttgttaaatttacatgaaattataaaaaatatattattaaaaatatataaaagagttaacaaatatttaaatattggaattttatcattaaatatattagcacatatattgtatttaattcctaaaaaattattttatgtgTCTATTATTCCATggatattaaataatattataaatgtaaaatGTTGTTATACTTATGTGAATATACCTTTatgtattttaaattataatgggtttatatttttagaaatatttatgaaattTATAATTCAAATGATTAGAAATAACCTCCTATCAAttaaatcatatattttttcattccTTCGTTTATCTTCTTTTccgttatatatttatatacacttTGATATCCCATTATCTCATAATCTTATTTTAACATCTCTGTCTTTAATATATAAGTTAGTTACTTATGATCCGGATTATTTGGCAACAGGGTTTATTATAGAAAGAGAATTTCAGAATCAAACCTCATCTGCTTTCTACAATAAAGGGATTGAAGTAGGAAATAACAATCAagatgataatatttatattaaaaataatccaaaaaaaagaaaaaattttCAAACAAGCTATTTTAGTAGTAATACAACTAGTTCGTTTGGAAACGTGGGGAATGGCTCGTTTGAAAGCATAGCGAATGGTTCATTCCGAATTTGTGAATCTATTAACAATGAGAAATCAGTAAAATGTGAATTTAGTACAAACAAAAATacagaaaaagaaataaaaaatgaaaaaagagaAGAAAGACAAAATTATGATCAAGATAATATTAGCGGAAAAAGAAATGAACTACTAGagaaaacatttttaaaaacgctttttttatttttaaaaaaatttatttattttaaaagtaTTTTGAATTGTgctaatataaatgatatagaCGAAATGGTGGTAGATAGTAAAAGAGTTCaagatattttaaataactggaacttaaataataaagatataaaatttaagaGCAGCGAACATTATACTTCTAATAttgaaaagaaaatattttatttacatgataatttaattatatatgctaaggaaaataaaataaattcaaatagtgttaagaatataaaaacatgTTATAATATAAGAAACCGTTATAAAAACCAAAACAATACACCTAACAATTATTCATATGAATATATGACATCCAATAACCAAGAAACACAAAAGCTCAGTATTTATGCTCACTCGATAATTTctatacttttatttttatcgtcTCACCACAATTTATGGGAATCTTTATCTCCTTATATTCCATTGTTAGTTCAT ATGGCACTAATTCGGACGGACATCAGCTCGTCCTTGTGGATAATACTAAAAGAATACTACTTCCGAAATTTTATGAGACAAAAAAGAAGCCCCCAAAAATGTAGGAAATATTCTAACTCAAAGATTGTGAGAATAGAAAAAGTAAAGTGA
- a CDS encoding centrosomal protein CEP76, putative, whose protein sequence is MYIIQKIKGILYDNDDVASVKKEKKNKKVHINELKDEIWLYKNEYNKENVNEEYDREIEDDNEYYDEENDKQPSDHFLEVPLFDEDDYGKSIKRQMKALPNKKINSIKRYEEEEMSEETLSTTDDDEEIEEPFLDLYEELKREQKIREFYNPMLKPRLWRLEFFIKYIHNLENNIQKNFYLISFGNIKNINLYGELKNDVLYTPGYSIKPGEIQYLKIPLTIWSEKELSISYEDLKKFEVTIEMWCIKGLIFNDLYASSKINLKEIIENDPDSSIVLKRKIEKNKMTFEAQRLGVYMQLSEIFEFHMALDSWWFIANSEMPSYLKLLPKFLRFKFPLSEGEWVIHSSNKSSNNFWLYPGYFCFIGTYRQLANAFFILAVLCYNSNYRYKPPILLGSCIVSLKSVTEYPFFKGTVKKLTLEKRKFKQGEIVGNIKCFVNSYGIQEDDTNIQRPVQPLSDVTLVNQLSINDHYLVIRIIKCENLAISSVDLNNININVWVKWDGIVNKTDIVSKTVSPFFYQNLYYPIRLVDKKELTNEKLIHNVLPIDLISKGDICLEVHNNNEIYSSILGIFELPFSDIFNYGTYDYRGLVQDNNASSIYNENKNYDFYDQGFDNPDENYEDYYSRQYKTIVYKNTLDLMYSRAHLKSLNKGNAQTKRKSTISIEAFVIPPLPSGLVFFKENQSQNSSIIYKAMSKRWDQDFKGFNDIYLQWFPKAIKNRSFPCISKNEFDDNYYPLCSFVTPINLPAQVSTPGPLFHWLNNIEYIENDEEPINLTPPHFFLSYKKGTIQDHALLLCCCLKGLEYDAYVCKGTINNGKTEHYWVMTRHEKGWVCFWEVTNKSIIHLKYRWNNNNFLKNSDILAENKMINKMNENDNEKYYNGEYLTNYIKYGLEELKNRKNQIIQEYDMKEENQLYTMDLYGEHLMKDEEVNIDEVLYNDEEFFDNIFKVKYEKNKTYSCNKAIKYVLESFSKYIPIAPKFGLLNYENTLAYVPYTSIEVIFNDQQLYGNMQNHHPACILYDLENNYHWRPFLNHEPPQIKSEITISTPLSDKLSIKYMNELEEELQEMIFFIRNVEGLETNFDHSKEIKYFLEMYIDICEYKLNLDNNFNPKPENYEYKNGKEIEKNMNNGSMSGNKENHMENMNKINDNNIYNNESKKSWSQYKNDFYPNIEGQYINKENINFHNSYHPAKNVEIMNSEKKKNLSNIPQDYVYGMNNEIYNDGKEEYIKNYVFNKNSTDILNNYDENIKQKNIKRFSNVPLHYQYNEEEKNWHLDIPNYIYNCDNIEKEKNINDDIDCNTNQRKGDNIQVVIDDENDLKKKNIYNEYCVEHNCEEYEEEIYKEIKERYYRCDDSEFSDNTTHKNIPKQYMKNNNNNILKLKKKLKKYEKIMKKEMIDIKLARKGVQDKNKKKIFSKFLDAQEYLMNKLENKNYLNCDDNINEVKIRNENNSENYHSNLNCKQNNNCNKYNAENIKEKNNGYTKYGKMKYPINGYFIIPSKSDKNDIYTFDDVEENEKKNYKKKRDRKKIKVDKNDNQYEKKNRKNIFHNMCKKSYNIKLIDDKNLNKKWAIKKKYNKIKMGKFRLGGRIHISGRRKNKLFCENISFFINSNIIKNNIESQLLVDKETTNFTKNKKFAYETIHQMHNISEAEGNNNHTIAGDQSLKLDTQINQPWGMDMSNEANDENIIMKNKTIPKNFGELSMGKKIEKIEKNENDENKSAKNISEIPPPKTWSRLDTTSKYAAHQISQWNWYYSLEEQYFNWQYYKFPVPPNHTFVGFPIHFSTSDFSEIKTFLLNSKRFDNIMKLSISNISFVIYCKSYPLIGGVMSNWVFLGCLVPWMTNQERETNMKKKVHRNHNER, encoded by the exons GATGATTATGGAAAGAGTATAAAAAGACAAATG AAGGCTTTACCAAATAAGAAAATTAATTCTATCAAAAGAtatgaagaagaagaaatGAGCGAGGAAACTTTAAGTACAACAGATGACGATGAAGAAATAGAAGAGCCTTTTCTAGATTTATATGAAGAATTAAAG AGGGAACAAAAAATAAGAGAATTCTATAATCCGATGTTAAAGCCACGATTATGGCGTTtagaattttttataaaatacattcataatttggaaaataatattcagaaaaatttttatttaatatcatTTGGAAATATCAA aaatataaatcTTTATGGAGAATTGAAAAATGATGTCTTATATACTCCGGGATATTCTATAAAACCAGGAGAAATTCAATATTTAAAGATTCCAT TAACAATTTGGAGTGAAAAAGAATTAAGCATATCTTATGAAGATTTGAAAAAATTTGAAGTTACAATTGAAATGTGGTGCATAAAGGGACTTATATTTAATGATCTTTATGCTTCTtctaaaataaatttaaaagaaataattgaAAATGATCCAGATAGTAGCATAGtattaaaaaggaaaattgaaaaaaataaaatgacatTTGAAGCCCAACGTTTGGGG GTATATATGCAATTATCAGAAATCTTCGAGTTTCATATGGCCTTAGACAGTTGGTGGTTTATAGCAAATTCTGAGATGCCCAGTTATTTAAAACTATTACCAAAATTTTTAAGATTTAAATTTCCTTTAAGTGAAGGTGAATGGGTAATTCATAGTTCAAATAAGTCTAGTAATAATTTTTGGCTTTATCCTggatatttttgttttattggAACATATCGACAATTGGCAAATGCTTTTTTTATTCTCGCA GTATTATGCTATAATTCTAACTACAGATATAAACCACCTATTTTATTGGGTTCATGTATAGTATCTCTAAAATCTGTGACTGAATATCCTTTTTTTAA gGGGACTGTAAAAAAACTAACATtggaaaaaagaaaatttaagCAAGGAGAAATTGtaggaaatataaaatgcTTTGTTAATAGTTATGGAATACAAGAAGACGATACAAATATCCAAAGGCCTGTTCAACCATTAAGTGATGTTACATTAGTAAACCAGTTGTCTATAAACGATCATTATTTAGTAATAAG aataataaaatgcgAAAACTTAGCTATAAGTAGTGTAGATCTAAAcaatattaacataaatgTGTGGGTAAAATGGGATGGAATAGTTAACAAAACAGATATTGTATCAAAAACTGTGTCcccttttttttatcaaaatttatattatccaaTACGATTAGTTGACAAAAAAGAATTaacaaatgaaaaattaatacataatGTATTACCTATAGATTTAATTTCAAAAGGAGATATTTGTTTAGAAGTTCACAATAACaatgaaatatattcatCAATTTTAGGGATTTTTGAATTGCCATTTTCggatatatttaattacgGAACATATGATTATAGAGGATTAGTTCag GATAACAATGCGAGTtcaatatataatgaaaacaaaaattacGATTTTTATGACCAAGGGTTTGATAATCCAGATGAGAATTATGAGGATTATTATTCAAGACAGTATAAAAcaattgtttataaaaatacattag ATTTAATGTATTCTAGAGCACATTTAAAATCTTTAAATAAGGGAAATGCGCAAACAAAAAGAAAATCGACTATATCAATCGAAGCTTTTGTAATCCCTCCACTTCCAAGTGGATTGGTTTTTTTTAAGGAAAATCAATCTCAAAATTCTTCTATAATATACAAAGCTATGTCAAAAAG aTGGGATCAAGATTTTAAAGGATTTAATGATATCTATTTGCAGTGGTTTCCAAAGGCTATTAAAAACAGAAG CTTCCCTTGTATAAGTAAAAATGAATTTGACGATAACTACTATCCTCTTTGTAGTTTTGTAACGCCTATTAATTTACCTGCCCAAGTTTCAACACCTG GTCCTTTATTTCACTGGCTAAATAATATTGAGTATATAGAAAACGACGAAGAACCGATCAATTTGACTCCTCCACATTTTTTCTTGTCTTATAAAAAAGGAACAATACAAGATCATGCCCTATTACTATGTTGTTGTTTGAAGGGATTGGAATATGACGCATATGTATGTAAAG gcACTATAAATAACGGGAAAACGGAGCATTACTGGGTAATGACTAGACATGAAAAAGGATGGGTATGTTTTTGGGAAGTAACAAATAAGTCTATTATACATTTAAAATATCGATGgaataacaataattttttaaaaaattctgATATATTAgcagaaaataaaatgattaataaaatgaatgaaaatgataatgaaaaatattataatggtgaatatttaacaaattatataaaatatggtttagaagaattaaaaaaccgtaaaaatcaaataatacAAGAATATGATATGAAAGAAGAAAACCAGTTATATACTATGGATTTATATGGAGAGCATCTTATGAAAGATGAGGAAGTAAATATTGATGAGGTTTTGTATAATGATGAagaattttttgataatatatttaaagtaaaatatgagaaaaataaaacatatagtTGTAATAAAgctataaaatatgtattagaatctttttcaaaatatataccTATTGCCCCCAAATTTGgtttattaaattatgaaaatacaTTGGCATATGTTCCATATACATCTATAgaagttatttttaatgatcAGCAATTATATGGTAATATGCAAAACCATCATCCTGCATGTATTCTATATGACTTggaaaataattatcattGGCGCCCCTTTTTAAATCATGAGCCACCACAAATAAAAAGTGAAATAACAATTTCAACTCCATTAAGTGATAAACTTTC aataaaatatatgaatgaaCTGGAAGAAGAATTACAGgaaatgattttttttattagaaATGTTGAAGGGTTAGAAACAAATTTTGATCATtcaaaagaaataaaatattttttagaaATGTATATTGATATATGTGAATATAAGCTAAACTTAGACAACAACTTTAACCCTAAACCagaaaattatgaatataaaaatggaaaagaaatcgaaaaaaatatgaataatggTTCAATGTCTGGAAATAAGGAAAATCATatggaaaatatgaataaaataaatgataataatatttataataatgaatcCAAAAAAAGTTGGTCTCAATATAAAAACGATTTTTATCCAAATATCGAAGgacaatatataaataaagaaaatataaattttcataattctTATCATCCAGCTAAAAATGTAGAAATAATGaatagtgaaaaaaaaaaaaatttatctaATATTCCTCAAGATTATGTATATGGAatgaataatgaaatatataatgatggAAAGGaggaatatataaaaaattatgtttttaataaaaatagtactgatatattaaataattatgatgaaaatatcaaacaaaaaaatatcaaacgTTTTAGCAATGTTCCTTTACACTATCAATATAACGAGGAAGAGAAAAATTGGCATTTAGATATTcccaattatatttataattgtgataatattgaaaaagaaaaaaatataaatgatgataTAGATTGCAATACTAATCAGAGAAAAGGAGACAACATACAGGTCGTAAtagatgatgaaaatgatttaaaaaaaaaaaatatatacaacgAATATTGTGTAGAACATAATTGTGAAGAATATGAAGAGGAAATATAcaaagaaataaaagaaagaTATTATCGTTGTGATGATAGTGAATTTTCTGACAATACAactcataaaaatattccaaaacaatatatgaaaaataataataataatattcttaaattaaaaaaaaaattaaaaaaatatgaaaaaattatgaaaaaagaaatgatTGATATTAAATTGGCGCGTAAAGGTGTACaagacaaaaataaaaaaaaaatattttccaaatttttaGATGCACAAGAATATTTGATGAATAAactggaaaataaaaattatttgaattgtGATGATAACATAAATGAGGTCAAAATtagaaatgaaaataattctgaAAATTATCACAGCAATCTTAAttgtaaacaaaataataattgtaataaatataatgcagaaaatataaaagaaaaaaacaatggttatacaaaatatggaaaaatgaaatatcCAATAAATgggtattttattattccttCAAAAAGTGATAAGaatgatatatatacttttgaTGATGTAgaggaaaatgaaaaaaaaaattataaaaaaaaaagagatagaaaaaaaataaaagtggaCAAAAATGACAACCaatatgagaaaaaaaacagaaaaaatatttttcataatatgtgtaaaaaatcatataatataaaattaatagatgataaaaatttaaacaaaaaatgggcaattaaaaaaaaatataataaaataaaaatgggcAAATTTAGATTAGGAGGACGTATACACATTAGTGgaagaagaaaaaacaaattattttgtgaaaatatttcttttttcataaattcaaatataatcaaaaataatatcgaATCGCAATTGTTAGTTGATAAAGAAACAACCAATTTtaccaaaaataaaaaatttgcaTATGAAACTATTCACCAAATGCACAACATCTCAGAAGCAGAAGGAAATAATAACCATACTATTGCGGGAGATCAG AGTTTGAAATTGGATACTCAAATAAATCAACCATGGGGTATGGATATGTCAAATGAAgctaatgatgaaaatataataatgaaaaataaaacaattccAAAAAATTTTGGTGAACTGTCAATGggtaaaaaaattgaaaaaattgaaaaaaatgaaaatgatgaaaacaaatctgcaaaaaatatttcagaAATTCCGCCACCCAAAACATGGTCAAGATTAGATACGACATCTAAATATGCTGCTCATCAAATTTCACAATGGAACTGGTACTATTCCTTG GAGGAGCAATATTTCAATTGGCAATATTACAAATTTCCAGTTCCACCAAACCATACTTTTGTTGGATTCCCCATCCATTTTTCGACATCCG ATTTTTCCGAAATAAAAACCTTTTTGCTAAACTCCAAGCGATTTGATAACATAATGAAGCTTTCGATAAGTAACATTTCATTTGTTATATATTGCAAGTCTTATCCTTTAATTGGGGGTGTAATGTCTAATTGGGTATTTTTAGGATGTTTGGTTCCTTGGATg actAATCAAGAAAGAGAaacaaatatgaaaaaaaaagttcaTAGAAATCATAATGAAAGATAg